TTGACACCATTGTAGAAGTAATGCAGGAACTGTCTATCTTTTGCATCTGGATAAACATAGTCCTGTAGGagagaatgtacagtataagtgtTCGCTATCCAGAGTCCAAGATCTCAGCCCTGTAGTTTTATAACAGACCTAAACCGATCCAATAACCAACCTTTATTCCTTTGTACACATGataacatttccatttattgCCTGTGACATTGTATTTGgaaataaattacacataaggtcatccttaaaaatattcttgtttgccgtaacccgaccgatcctgtcaatttaggaccgactcacattttttttttttttttgcttcaagtctgaccgacttgccggttgtaaatttgcgttaagaccgaccaattttttttactcttcaaacaactaatacaaaagcaataaaataatattaattatattttagtaagtattgtaaatatataaattgcctaggcctacatacaaacgaaggctacgttctttcttttaaataaaaacccgtgacgtcatcaatgtttacactattggttaacggatgtcacactatggcctgtgcgttcgcttcggctcatcctctcattcactgtcagagtcaacggttcgcgcttggtaaCGATGGCTGTGGCTGCAGTAAACATGTTTTTGACAAAGATATCAATTTGTTTGGGTTCTATATAGCCtgcatcaaaataaggtttgcaatgatgcgcccgaaggcatgggttgaagacccagtcagtgacgtgactatatgctaatttgtttaaattcatcacCAACAccaaaattatacttttttttttacattgaaacttgaaaaaaaatatatatagacctagctaccgaccttttttttttattgttactgcaaaccaaaatatttttaaggatgtcCTAAATGACTATGACACTTAGATAAAGTTAGCTAATTTTAGGGTTTAATTCTGGACGTTAGTGTTAGTGGTGTATCATTTGTGAATGAAtcagtgtttttaaacaaatcttgaataataataataataataataataataataataataataataataataataataataataaagtggaTAATTGTTCTTCTTCACTTCCATGTACATAAAGTAACTTGTAACATGTACACTTCCATAACCTTTGTACAGTTACTGTAAGTCCTGATTATGTAAAATGTGACTACTTTGGCAGCTTTTTCCTGACTTCAGGATTTGAAGCAGCAGCTCACTGGTTGGACTTAGTGAAGGAAATTGGTCGCAGCACTGAGAATGACTTGGTGTTGAGTCTGAATGAGATAAGTGCTGATTCTGTATGAACTGATACATGTGGTTCAGTATGAACTGGAGGAACAAGTTCATGAATGATATGAATAGTTGGAGCCACACTATGAAGAAAATGTAGCAATTTGGAGTTTTATATCTAGTTTTATTTGcagtttataaatatatacagtaatgactGATGATGACCTGCTTGATAAACCTACTCTGACCCAACTCTACCTATGTCTTTACCTGCTTGGTGAGAACGTAGTAGGCGTAGACCCCCATGCTGGTGCCGTAGGTGATGAAGTAGGTGACAGGCTCCATGATGTCCCAGGAGTAAACCCACCATGTGAGCCAGGCCAGAGCTCCACCCTGAACCGTGAGCAGAGCCAAACCCGCCCAGACAGCACGCAAAGAACTGTGCTCGGCCTTCCTGTCAAGATGGGCCCTCatctaaatacacaaaaataatatattacaggTGTACGAATAAATAATGTGCTGCATATGGCATACAAAACAAATTTTTGCTAGGACATTACTGTGTACCTTATATAGCATAACTAAATATGCTAATAAATatctgatatatttatatattaaatatatttgatatatttaaaatacgTTGTGACTGAACCAGGTGCAGTATGCAGACACACTGATGCCATTGATGCCATGGACATAATAACCAACGAAAGCAGAACTGACTGTACTTTCATGTGGTGGGAAAAAACGTGAAAAAAGACGTGGATAATAGATGTGAATTGTCACTGAGGTTGACCTAAGTAAGCAAAAAAGTATATAACCTTCTCTAGAGGCATTCTTGTTTCAGAATGTCCAGTTTCTGTTGCAGATGCCTTTACTTCATCAGGTGATGCTCAGGAAGATACAGTGCTATGTGTAACATGTGTACCATGTTCTTTATATCTGCCACACTCGTCGCAGCCTCGTTTGGCACGgtttctacaaacacacacacacacacacacacacacacacacacatacacacacacacacacacacacacacacacacacaccagtgttgtaatgtaacggaccGGGGTTGGTTGTCACAATTTTTACTCATGCATGAATTGCTCATCTTCAAAAAATCTTTCAGCAGTAATTCCTACATGAAATGAAAACTTGGGGTCTTGGCTTTAAATGtgtatactttttacttttagaatGTATTGTAACATGAAGTAATTAACCATCAAAGACACTCTGACACAACGTAACCCCATTACGGGGTTGGTTGTCACGAGGTATGGGGTTGGTTGTCCCTATAGAGGTTCAATAGGATTTCAGTGATAAATTGGGATCTAAAAAGATAATGTgtaactttttagttttttaagcTAGAAACTGCAAATAAGTTTTAATATGAATACCACCCCTATGATAGTTGTCATCAATGCCCCTTATGTTTAAACAATGGGATTAAAGTGGGTGATCAGTTACTTGAATTGTCTACTGtgttgagaaataaaatgaaataatttttagtGCTAAAACCTCTTTATTATCAATTCATTATGTAAGTTGCctaacagcaaacaaaaacaaacagaccaaCAGTCTTAAAAGGTCCACATGTCCAATACTCTTAACAATTTGAACTAAAGTAGGAAACCGTGTGCAGCACTGGCTGTGCTTCATCACAGAATCACAGTTGTGACAAATGTATGCCCCTGCaaacaacagcaaacaaaaacaaacagaacaacagtcttaaagggatagttcacccaaaaatgaaaattctgtcatcattcactcactctcatgttgttacaaacccgtatacatttatttgttctaaTGAACAcaaaggaagatattttaagaaatgtttgtaaccaaaccattcgtGGACCCCATttacttccatagtattcttttttcctattatagaagtgaatggggtcCACGATCGGTTATCCTCTGGCCTTGCAAAGCAGTTGAACAGGTAGCGGTGGGAGGGGCCAGGGCCAGTTGTTGACTGGTGGTGGGAGGGGCCAAGGCCTGCTGTTGCACAATGGTGGGAGGGGCCAGTGCATGCTGCTGACTGGTGGTGGGAGGGACCAGGGCTTGCTGCTGACTGGTGGTGGGAGGGACCAGGGGGTGCTGTTGCACAGTTGTGGGAGGGGCTAGGGGCCGATCTGTAACAAAAGATGGGGCAAACTCATAGTCCTCAAACACATACCTGTTAAATGGGTAAATGCCCGCAACCCTAAAGCCCGACTGGATGTTGGTAGGGGTTGCAGCCAGTGGGTAGGCAATGGCGACAATGCGTGGAATGTCATAAATTGACATGGTCTTCCCTGGGTTTTGCAGCATCCAGGCATGACAGGCAGAGCTGACATGCTTCTTAAAAGGTCCATACACTGACCTGTCAAGTGGCTGAAGCTTGTGTGAGCAGTGTGGATGAAAGGACAGGATGACCACACCATTTCCTTTGGCATAGTCAAGGCCATCCACAGAGAGATGTGATCCGTGGTTGTCCAAAAGCAGCAGACAGGGCTTCTCTGTAGAACATTTCGTGTGGCTaacaaaatgcttcagaaaatccACAAAATGCTCCTCCTTCATCCATCCAGATACGTTTGCTCCACCTCTACTTCCAACAGGCCCATTTTTAAGAAAGTAATCCCTGTAATAGACTCTGGGGAAAACAAAGTAAGGGGGGATGCTGTTTCCAATGGCAGAAACAGCAGCTGCGATTGTGACAAGTGTTCCCCTTTCAGCGGATGTGAGGCTGCCCACTTGTTTGTGGCCCTTCCGAGCCACAACTTTATTTGGCCTATGTACAGTGGTAACACCGGTCTCATCCATGTTCCAAATATCATTAGGCCCAAATTTGTACTTCTGCATGACCCTCTCCAAGTTGTCGAAGAACATGGCAACATTCTCCCTGTTGAAGCTTGAGGCCCGTGCCAAGCTTGTGGCCTCAGGTGATCGGATGGAGAGAGAAGGGTGGCGCTTGATAAAGCCACTGAACCAGTCAGCACTGGCTTGACTAGTGTCACTCCAGGACTGTGGAATTTTAATTTGCTGTGACACTGAAAACTGGTAAGCCAGACCGTGCACTTCTTTGGGAGAGAGACCATAATAGATCTCAGAGGCCTTTATTATGTAATCTCTCAGCTGCTGTTCTTGGTGATCGTTGAAAATCTGGCGATTTTTTCTATAGCCAACTGGCACTGAGGAAGTGGTAGCTCCACCCTGGATGTCATCATTTGACATTTTCTGGCAGTAACGGGTCAATGTCCTGTAGTTAATTTCAAATTCTTTAGCTGTGCTACGTATGCTTTTGCCTTCTAGCTTCACCTGCCTCACAGCCAAAAGCATAATGTCTGCTGGTGTTCTgcccctgtctgtctttctcttgaaGTTCCTGACCATTCTACCAACAAAGACACAATATATCACTGTCTGCACATTctcagttgaaaaaaaaaaaactaattctaATACTTGAGGGGTTGGTTGTCACATGTGACAACCAACCCTGCAAGCTATGAGACAACCATCCCCAACTGACTTCTTGACAAACATGCTAAGCTAGCTGCCACATGGCTTTACTTGATAGCTAAAATATGACTCAAAATAAAGCTAATACTTTTGGCTTTTTaatgagtgttttgtttttgaatgactAATATCCTACAAGCtctcaacacaaaaacaacaccaacatgAAAATTTACTCTGAcccatgaaaataaaaaattgtctcTTCACCTCAATGTTTTGTGTCTACTCAGCAAAATTACAAGTGCAAATGAGTAAGCTATCAAAGGCTGACAGATTGATATCAAAATTTTACCACAGCGCCATCTAGTGTGTCTGGAATAAGCAATGTGACAACCAACCCGTGAGACAACCAGCCCCGGTCTCCCCTACCACAAAGAGccgcatcatacacatgggcacacatgatcatcaccttttttccctgccattttgagagcgtaCTTGAcataaattgtttactcaaatgatcttgctcctactgggaaactttgaggtattttcatcccactcacatgtgcgtttgacgaaaataccgtattgaactcaagcgaagcgaacacgcaaaataaaaagacacacaaacttcgatatgaacgtaagaaccGCATGAAAGAGGCAAAGAGGAGCCGCGGTTTAGCCAcctctgtcgtagacgaccaccccgacgatagtggtgaacagggtgaagaagataacgttatacacccgtggccatatttgcaagaaatgtttctgtacattggaatgaaagattcttcataccggatgaagtgcctcttatgtctaccgaaaatcactgaaattttactttttacttttacttcaaatacttaagtacattaaatatcagaaaatgacttttgatacttaagtacagtaaatatcagatactttaagacttttacttgagtaatattctaaaaggtgactatcacttctaccaaagtctttttctagtacgatacttgtacttttactcaagtattgctttctagtactttatacaacactgacacacacacacacacacacacacacacacacacacacacacacacacacacacacacacaccaaacaacaGATATACAGTCATGAGATCTTAATAGGTTGAagaatacaattattattacagtaaaattCACATCATTAATGATTTACTACCAAAGTTACACCAAAGACTTTCAAAAtccaaattgaaataaaaaatgaaacttCCTGTAATTTGATATTTTCCAGATTTCACTATTTTTCTGTACTTATATTGTCTGATGAAATTACTTTCACATAATTGATCATTTATAttcctttctctttatttttcattcataatTGCAATAATGTAGTAATACTAATATGCATAATTATACTTTGCACATAATTCTTTGAAGCAGTATAAACTTCATTAATGTGTTAATACCTTGAAATGAATAacataataatgttataatgtatttcacaacattaaagAAGTTCCTCTATAacaatatgtaaattattttataaatacattacagcatgtTAGGTCATCATGCATGAGACCatataaaaaagatttcagGAGGTGGTgctaaaatatttcagaaaaggGCACTCAGTAGGTGCTGCTAAAATATTTTGGCCGGACTGAGAAAAGTCACACACTTGTTTAGTGACAGGTTACAGGTCAGTTTccatgctttttattattattttttgtttagtcTTGTCTTAATCGTATCATCTCaggaagatttttttattaaattctgataaaatacttttttgaaaaatttcattttttttttctgcatgatgTTAGACTGTCATTTCACTGTCAGGACTTCTGCTTGGACATTCTTTTCCAGAACATTGGGGGAATTCTGGTAGTGTTGTCTGTTATGAGTCTTGTCTTACTCACCCGTTTGTTATTGGGTTAATTATTTTCTCCCTGTTGCCGTTAGCTTAGCTCGGCCCCATCTGGGTATGCCGCTATGTGGttttggaatgggatgttcaagaACCACATCAAGTGCTCAGTTGTCCACATACTCTTGTATATGTATTCTGTATATGTAGTCTTGTATTTAAAAAGTATATCATGTGATTATATTTGCCAGTAAAGCTGATTCACCCATGGAGTACAAGATGGACCACAAGAGGCGAGGCAATGCACTAATCTTCAACCAGAAAAACTTTCAAAGTAATTCAAGTACACGTCATGGcacagataaagacagagacaacctcaaaaaaaggtaaataaaaacaatatctatctatctatctatctatctatctatctatctatctatctatctatctatctatctatctatctatctatctatccagccaataatatatttatatatttacaggaCACATGGAAGTCTCTGCTAAAATTCCATTAATATGTATACTAAACAACCTACTGAACCTAAATGTTAGGCTCAGTAAGCGGCTAGTTTTATGTAGTCATGACAAACCTATAaacaaaagaacattctgaCTATTCACTGTTGTATATTTACCACAGACACCAAGCTAGGACTCTCCCTGTAACGGCTTTATCTGATTTCTCTGCATACATAAACTGTCCTGTAGTCCCTTGACTGTCTATGCTGCACCCATCaaaccataaaaaaataaaataaaataaaataaaataaaatactgcattaaacatgaaacaacaaaaaaatgacaatcaTTTTACAACTATTTTTCTACAAGTTTTCAGGACTTAGGATTTTATGTAAACGTTTACAATGACAAACGTAAGAAGAACGTGCCACAAGAATTACATAAAGGTGCGACCATCTAACTTTAACATGTTTCTAAACAATTTGTTCACTGTACAGTAAAATTGTCAGCCTTCAacctaaatattaatatttaaccaCAGCTGCTGAGATGGACCACACAGATGCCGACTGCTTTGTCTGCATTTTCCTGACTCATGGGGAAGAAGGGCAAATTTGCCTACAATAATGAGCTGCTCTCATTACAGACTTCATTGTCACCAAAAGAATATTATTGCACCTCAAAAGGCGGAATATATTAAGTGACGCAGTTGAACAGTCAATTCTCAAAGCTGATTTGTTGGAAGCAGAAATAATGGGCAAGCTTAAGGTAGCTTTAAGTGACTATAAGGGTCATTTAAGTGACTATATGGGTCAAATGATGATGGCTAGACAGGTAAGTCAGAGCAtcttcaaaacagcaggtcttgttaCGTGTTCCCAGTAGGCAGTGGATATTACCTACCAGAGGTGGTTTAAGGACCAGTGCAACCAGATCACATGAGATCTCAAGTCAGTTTCAAACGCATATTGGAATATAAGTGATAAAACAGATTTTGTGTAACTTGTGACATTCTAGCCTACTagataaacaaaaaagctcagacaaacacaaaacatgccAGCAGATTTGAAGAAAGAATACATGTCTCGTAATGGAACATGCTTTatgaacaaattaaataataattcagccacaataatgaaaaatgtttacaccaaataaaacatattatacCACTGGCACAATCTGAGTTAGAGGTATGCACTATATCTGTACAACAGTACAGTTGACAGTTTGTGCCAGCTTTTCTCAGTAattctatacagtatgtaacaaaTGGTGGGTTAACATTAACACccaagtttattttttattactatttctataataacagctcatacacagggACTAGAACTGCAgactttattcattttctatagattataaaaaacattttaacaaagtAATTCTTGTAATATTTGATGTGGTGACAATTTAGTTTTTACATAATTCTTGGATCATCTTGGATTACAAATGAAATGCTGACCATCCATCTCACTCGTGGATCTGATTGTGGCACTCATTCATTCCATTAGAAGGcattcacacaaaacaaaatccatGTGATCTTCATTTATTCCCCACAATGTCTGAAATCTATCTGTCTcacaaaatgaaatatgttatatgcagaaagaatgaatgcatctttaatacaataattactaaaTTTagcaaattaacattttttttttttaataatataaacatattggATATTTGAAAAATTCCACCTAGATGCAGATTATTTACATAAGGAAGTGGTCTATAACTGCTTTGTCTGGATCAGGTGGCAGTTGGCTTGGTTGTTGGCTAAATTATTACTAATGACTTCTCTCAGATTGGGATTGGTGAGTTGTTAGCATTTGGTGAGTGATTGGGGATTAATGGgacttaataaaatataaataaaatatcaccaGGTTAGACATGTGCACAATGTGAAAggtaaagtctctctctctctctctctctctctctctctctctctctctctcgctctctctctctcgctctctctctctctccagtagGTGGTGCTATGGCTATAGTAAATTTGTTCTACACCTGGTATAAAAAGTTTTTGCTGTTATATAAACAGTGCATTCTCTATATACCTGAGCTCGTCCTCACCCTTCATTTAGTTACCTACAGGTTTCAGGTGAGGTTTCTTGTGCTGTAACTAAAGTAAGTAGAGTCTGACCAGATAATCCAGCTCAAACTTTTAACTTCCAAGTCATTTAATTTCCTCATTCTTTGGGTTTATTCAGCCAGAAGATTGAAAATGTCAAAGGCTGGTGAACAAAGAAAAAGGTAAAACTACAGAAAATTTACTGAGTATTTGTAATGCCCTGTGAATGTGTGGGACACAATATTGCCAagaataatgtataatgttccTCTTAATTTGTGCCTCTCTAACTAAAGATTTTTCTATGTAATATACTCTCAAAAATCTGCTCAAATGTTATCATATTTGAGTGAACAGTGTTGATACAGCATTGGAAGCCACTCATGTCACAAATCTGTATAGTTGGTGGATGCAATTGCAGTTTTTTATTGAATTCCTTTCAGTTTAAGGCACTATGACCCTCGGTGGAAAGCTTGTGTATCTGATTTCACcttgaataaatattaacaagTACAGCTGATACTGCTTACAGTTTTGCCCtctgtaatgtatttttcatattaaaCCTGACGtctgtaaatattatattttcatcTACATTATCCTGTATGGtcaaataaagaattaaatcacCTTTGAAATCTGATGCTGCATCAGACTCGTATATTATGTGTTTTTGATTGCCAGTAAAACTGATCCAACAATGGAGTACGAGATGAACCACGAGAGGCGAGGGTTGGCACTAATCTTCAACCATGAACATTTTCAATTTGGTCGGGAACGCCGTGGAacaaagatagacagagacatcCTGAAACAAAGGTTTTAGACATTTTAGACTTTTAGTTTTGTAAGGCTCTGGTAAattctatcacagggcacaaaaacactttttttctaatgaatatttataattatgaaTCCAGCCTTTAAAGATTAAACTACCTAAAACTACCGTTGTAAAAAGAAGATAAACTGAACGTGTTGCTACTTATATTTCAGATTTCAAGCCTTAGGATTTGAAGTGAACATACATGATAACAAAAATAAGACCGAGGTGCTCAAAGAAATACTTAAAGGTACAATGCTCTTGAACTTCAACATGGTTCAGAGAGCTGATTTATTTCCTATAAATTCTGTAAGATCAACAATATTAACTTTTGCTTATACACAGCTGCCGAAATGGACCACGCAGATGCTGACTGCTTTGTTTGCGTTTTCCTGACTCATGGAAAAGAAGGGCAAATTTCAGCCTCGGACGATATGATCAACATCAAGGAAATAACAGATCCCTTCAGAGGAGATCAGTGCAAGAGCCTTGTAGGGAAGCCCAAGATCTTCATTTTCCAAGTGACTacttttcctttaatattttacaaaactGTATTAAATGTACCAGCATTTCATTACATATGCAGGAAATGCTACAGATATTATAATTTGGTTATGCATATGATAATGATTGAATGATCTCTAATCATATAATTCCAAACaaatattcaataaaacaaacaatttgtgtttttgtgaatgTAGGCATgtgctggtgagaaatatgaAGATGCTGTAACTGGCATGGTAGGAGGGTTTTCTGATGATACAGAAGAGGACTTACCATACATCTACACCATCCCAGCAGGGGCAGATTTCCTCATGTGTTACTCTGTAGCAGAGGGTTAGTATGGAACAAAAAAGTGATTGAAATTCTGGCTCTTATCAGCGGGTCAGAGCTAAAAGtacatatgaaatatttttattgcttaTCCAATGTGTTATGAACGCACTGTGTAGATATAATTCAGTGGAGTTGCACATATAAAGTCTATCTAGCtcacttttttatatacataaccCTGTTTATAACTTATTGGTCATATAGATTCAGTGGCTGatcatatttaaatgaaatcactgattttaatatttttttctgtataggGTTCTATTCCTTTCGCGATATCAAGTCTGGAACATTCTACATTCAGGATTTATGTGAAATGCTGGAACAGCATGGCTCAACGTTGGAGTTTACCGAGCTCCTAACACTAGTGAACCTGAAGGTTTCCCGACGTGATGCTAAAATGGGACTTGGAAAAATGCCAAAAAAACAGATGCCCTGCTTCACCTCCATGCTGACTAAAAAACTCTACTTTAGGTGCAATAAATAGTAACCAGTAACAGCCAGACCCAGCGTGTTCACCATTACTACAGTGCATTGGTATTGTTCAGAACTCTACTATTATCATTAATTGCTTTGTAATATTTTGCAAGGAAAATTGTGGTCTTGTTGGATTTCTGGTTTGATCTTGAGCTGgggttattgttgttgtgtttgtgtgttctcaaTCTTATCAGATTTTCTTTCACTGCACTAAAACATACCATTCAGTGATATTGGCTACTATAACATGCCTATAGTTATGGATGAGCATGTGCAcattgtgccctgtaatggactAGTGTTTCATCTGTAGTGAATTTTCTGCTGTTCCCAGGAAACTTTAAGGATTCACGGTGAACCTGACCATAATAAAGCTGTTACTAAAAAGgacaatgaatgaatgtatcttCATGAGATCTGTGAATGCAACCGTAAAAGTgatgtacaaataaaaaaatatagatgTCTTATTAACAAAGCTAATAAAGCACTGaccttttatttaaagtacTATCTGACTACAGCATgaacatttctttccttttcactAATTCGAATAACATTTGGATAAAAGGCATTTAGAGGAAGTCACTGATGTTGTTCAACAAGCTAAAGCACTGAAGTattacacagtgtgtttattgtagcagttaatttaattttcactttCATAGTGCAAAGGTCTTTGACAAcactcacatagacacacacacacacacacacacacacacacacacaaaacaacagatACATAGTCATGAGATCTTAATAGGTACAGTAGAagaatacaattattattacagtaaaagTCACATAATTAATGATTTACTACCAAAGTTACACCAAAGTCTTTCAAAATccagagtgaaataaaaaaagaaacttccTGTAATTTGACATTTTCCAGATTTCACTATTGTTCTTTACTTAGTCTGCCGTAATTGATCATTTATATTCCTTactctttatttttcataattgCAATAATGTAGTAATATCAAtatgtataattaattataCTTTGCACGTAATTCTTTGTGAGCAGTATAAACTCGAGTAATGTGTTAATACTAAggatgtaccgataccactttttctcttccgatccgataCCGATACCTGCGTTTgccggtatcggccgataccgatccgatatctgtgttcttttctacctttaaaactaaaga
The Tachysurus vachellii isolate PV-2020 chromosome 6, HZAU_Pvac_v1, whole genome shotgun sequence genome window above contains:
- the LOC132847601 gene encoding calcium uniporter protein, mitochondrial-like; this encodes MRAHLDRKAEHSSLRAVWAGLALLTVQGGALAWLTWWVYSWDIMEPVTYFITYGTSMGVYAYYVLTKQDYVYPDAKDRQFLHYFYNGVKKQKFNVEKYNTLKDELASVEKDLRRLRNPNRLQLPVEQIEPNSHAALP
- the LOC132847596 gene encoding caspase-6-like isoform X1 — encoded protein: MEYKMDHKRRGNALIFNQKNFQSNSSTRHGTDKDRDNLKKSKTDPTMEYEMNHERRGLALIFNHEHFQFGRERRGTKIDRDILKQRFQALGFEVNIHDNKNKTEVLKEILKAAEMDHADADCFVCVFLTHGKEGQISASDDMINIKEITDPFRGDQCKSLVGKPKIFIFQACAGEKYEDAVTGMVGGFSDDTEEDLPYIYTIPAGADFLMCYSVAEGFYSFRDIKSGTFYIQDLCEMLEQHGSTLEFTELLTLVNLKVSRRDAKMGLGKMPKKQMPCFTSMLTKKLYFRCNK
- the LOC132847596 gene encoding caspase-6-like isoform X2 — encoded protein: MSKAGEQRKSKTDPTMEYEMNHERRGLALIFNHEHFQFGRERRGTKIDRDILKQRFQALGFEVNIHDNKNKTEVLKEILKAAEMDHADADCFVCVFLTHGKEGQISASDDMINIKEITDPFRGDQCKSLVGKPKIFIFQACAGEKYEDAVTGMVGGFSDDTEEDLPYIYTIPAGADFLMCYSVAEGFYSFRDIKSGTFYIQDLCEMLEQHGSTLEFTELLTLVNLKVSRRDAKMGLGKMPKKQMPCFTSMLTKKLYFRCNK